A window from Salvia miltiorrhiza cultivar Shanhuang (shh) chromosome 2, IMPLAD_Smil_shh, whole genome shotgun sequence encodes these proteins:
- the LOC131013676 gene encoding protein S40-7-like, whose amino-acid sequence MEDSYGGYSGGGKKAVDQAEDLQEEEVWAMINAREGSNSSSKTKSKRDFSSSSYAWHVEGGGEESSLPQRAARHRSSAPVEIPDCSKILKKNKKKITRDGACDAHSCDSKVDAEEEEEGEDEAPPHEVLARRLARTRIVSHSMCEGVGRTLKGRDLSKTRNAILTKTGFIE is encoded by the coding sequence ATGGAAGATTCCTACGGTGGCTATAGCGGCGGCGGAAAGAAGGCGGTGGATCAAGCTGAGGATCTTCAAGAAGAGGAAGTGTGGGCAATGATCAATGCAAGAGAAGGTTCAAACTCGAGctccaaaaccaaaagcaaACGCGATTTCTCATCATCGTCATATGCATGGCACGTCGAAGGCGGCGGAGAGGAGTCCTCGCTGCCGCAAAGGGCGGCGCGCCACCGGTCCTCGGCCCCTGTGGAGATTCCCGACTGCTCCAAGATtctaaagaaaaacaaaaagaaaattacaCGGGATGGAGCATGTGACGCACATAGTTGTGATAGTAAAGTTGAtgcagaggaggaggaggagggcgaGGACGAGGCCCCTCCACATGAAGTGTTGGCTAGAAGACTTGCGAGAACAAGGATTGTTTCACATTCAATGTGCGAGGGAGTTGGGAGGACTCTCAAAGGAAGAGACCTCAGCAAAACCAGGAATGCTATTTTAACCAAGACTGGTTTTATTGAATAG